The Bacteroidota bacterium genome includes a region encoding these proteins:
- a CDS encoding PKD domain-containing protein: MTKKLLLAHFLFCIYGLNSVFAQGDDCSTAQYIGTLPTPAACPSGNGTTVSVAGTNIGATSPNPYTYLLGCQPAGNQAAPALDVWYSFTATGNLVNINISGTLATPNVAMWSGTCGSLVGFDCAIGNAAGNLTATFQPTTPGQTYYLQISGNTPTGSGNFTLTLDNDNDCNNCMQASSLTASPLPTNGTYLPGTTVTFCFTVSSFTQISSNWLHGITPTFGCGWNTATLAPVGNPTECSASGTWGWYPSNTSSATGAVTGAGWYYNYAVPADANPGNNYGDYNSSGTCTWTFCWSIQTAATCACPNLNMTINALGDGESGSWSSIACQLDPDYQFSAVLTCCLPPVMTQTNVLCNGQCTGTATATAQGTDSPWDYVWTGPFGPVLTQNNISTPSTATGLCAGTYTVTVTDNNNCVSFATVTITQPAVLTAAMSSTPASCGSSTGSASVTAGGGTPAYTYAWSPSGGNSSSATGLSAGNYTVTITDGNGCTATGTVTVASTASGTANISSSANVTCNGANNGNATATMTGGTPNYTYAWNNGQTTSTATSLPPGNYTCTITDANGCTATTTVSITQPAALSASVTTTNSICTASNGTASVSASGGTGAYTYLWNPSGQTSPTATGLSSGTYSVTVTDANGCTFVLSATVNSTGGGTASILSSNNVLCNGGNTGNATATMTGGTPNYTFVWSNGQTTSVATGLSFGNYTVTVTDANGCSSVTTVSISQPTALSAVPSQTNVTCNGGNTGSASVNMSGGTPAYTYAWNPSGGNSSSATGLSAGNYSVTVTDANGCTSVSAFTITQPTAVTAVPSSTNVSCNGGSNGSASVTAGGGAGGYSYLWSNSQTTSSATGLIAGNYSVTVTDASGCTSSAAVVISQPTAITATTSSVNEICNQLNGSATVSPSGGTGAFTYLWSNGQATSTATGLAAATYSVTVTDANGCTYSTTVTVNSTGGPIANAGPNASVCFGASTTLSVTGGGTYAWVPAAGLNCTTCSNPVATPNASTTYTVVVTDVNGCFASANVTVTVNALPVPNAGADVSICSGTSAQLNASGGGTYLWSPANGLSSTNISNPVASPASTTTYSLTVTDANGCSNSDAVMVTINALPVVAFVAPNECFNTQTSFTDQSTGSTSWLWNFGEPSSGPNDTSSIQNPNHTYSNAGTFTVTLVATNQFGCVDSLKKVVIVNPLPQASFTASTVCIGNTTLFADQSSVSPGSLINWNWNFADPNSGASNISTLQNPSHTYTAAGTFNVVLTVTSDSGCQSTIQIPVNVLALPIAAFSFQNICENYPAQFNNNSTAPPLTWTWTFGDGNSSTQQSPSHTYVGFGTYTVTLIATTSGGCADTVSDTIVIYPNPVPDFIADSVCIGFTNSFSDLSMIPQGSITNWNWAFGDGNTDTVQNPTHIYSSSGTYTATLSLTSNNGCTTAISHSVFVYAQPTADFSVSPNSITELGELFAFSDLSYTGIVQWAWTFGDGDSSSVQNPGHSYADTGMYNVTLIVISQFGCIDTVMHFVEVRDFAFYVPNAFTPNGDNHNDLFSGVGIGIREYELLIFDRWGNLIFITHDYNERWDGTIKGGSAVVQEDVYVWKIRVLDIFNKEHRYIGTVTKMK; this comes from the coding sequence ATGACAAAAAAGTTATTACTCGCGCATTTTTTATTTTGTATTTACGGGTTGAATAGTGTGTTCGCTCAAGGTGATGATTGCAGCACAGCTCAATATATTGGAACTTTGCCCACCCCGGCTGCTTGCCCTTCAGGTAATGGAACAACAGTATCTGTTGCCGGTACCAATATTGGAGCTACTTCTCCTAACCCCTATACTTATCTTTTAGGATGTCAGCCGGCAGGCAATCAGGCGGCTCCTGCCCTTGATGTATGGTATAGTTTTACAGCTACCGGCAATCTGGTTAACATTAATATCAGTGGCACTTTAGCCACTCCAAATGTTGCCATGTGGTCAGGAACTTGTGGAAGCCTTGTGGGTTTTGACTGCGCAATTGGAAATGCTGCCGGAAATCTTACTGCAACATTTCAGCCAACAACACCCGGTCAAACTTATTATCTCCAGATAAGCGGCAATACACCAACCGGCTCTGGAAATTTTACGTTGACACTGGATAATGATAACGATTGCAACAACTGTATGCAAGCTTCCAGTTTAACAGCTTCACCACTCCCGACAAATGGTACCTATCTGCCCGGCACTACTGTAACATTCTGCTTTACGGTGAGTTCATTTACACAAATAAGTTCTAATTGGCTTCATGGCATCACACCTACATTTGGCTGTGGTTGGAATACTGCTACGTTAGCTCCTGTTGGAAATCCAACAGAATGTTCTGCTAGCGGAACATGGGGATGGTATCCCAGCAACACAAGTTCTGCTACTGGAGCTGTAACTGGTGCCGGATGGTATTATAATTACGCTGTGCCCGCGGATGCTAATCCGGGAAATAATTATGGAGATTATAATTCATCAGGTACTTGTACCTGGACATTTTGCTGGAGCATTCAAACAGCTGCCACTTGTGCTTGCCCAAATTTAAATATGACTATTAATGCTTTGGGGGATGGCGAATCGGGATCATGGTCAAGTATTGCCTGTCAACTTGATCCGGATTATCAATTCAGCGCTGTATTGACGTGTTGTCTGCCACCGGTAATGACACAAACCAATGTTTTATGTAATGGTCAATGTACCGGTACTGCAACAGCTACTGCTCAGGGCACTGATTCTCCATGGGATTATGTTTGGACCGGTCCTTTTGGTCCCGTTCTCACCCAAAATAATATTAGCACTCCCAGCACTGCCACAGGTTTGTGTGCCGGAACTTATACGGTGACTGTAACAGATAATAATAACTGTGTATCATTTGCTACAGTCACCATTACTCAGCCCGCTGTCCTGACTGCAGCCATGAGTTCAACACCTGCCTCTTGCGGTTCATCAACCGGTTCTGCATCAGTTACAGCAGGCGGAGGAACTCCTGCTTATACGTATGCATGGAGTCCAAGTGGAGGAAATTCTTCTTCAGCTACAGGATTATCCGCAGGAAATTATACAGTGACAATCACCGATGGAAACGGATGTACTGCAACAGGAACTGTCACCGTTGCATCCACCGCTTCCGGCACTGCGAATATTTCTTCGAGCGCAAACGTAACTTGCAACGGAGCAAACAATGGCAATGCAACAGCAACAATGACAGGCGGAACACCGAATTATACTTATGCTTGGAACAACGGGCAAACTACCTCAACGGCTACGTCACTTCCTCCGGGAAATTATACCTGCACCATTACCGATGCAAATGGCTGCACTGCCACCACCACGGTTTCCATCACTCAACCCGCTGCGCTTTCGGCAAGTGTGACCACCACTAATTCTATTTGCACTGCATCAAACGGAACAGCATCAGTTTCTGCTTCCGGAGGAACAGGAGCGTATACTTATTTATGGAATCCAAGCGGACAAACTTCTCCCACTGCCACCGGACTTTCTTCAGGCACTTATTCAGTTACTGTTACCGATGCAAACGGATGCACTTTTGTTTTATCGGCAACTGTGAACAGTACTGGTGGAGGAACGGCTTCCATTCTATCAAGTAATAATGTTTTGTGCAATGGTGGAAACACTGGCAATGCAACTGCAACAATGACCGGAGGAACTCCCAATTATACTTTTGTTTGGAGCAACGGGCAAACTACTTCCGTTGCTACCGGACTTTCCTTCGGTAATTATACGGTTACTGTAACCGATGCCAATGGCTGTTCATCTGTAACCACAGTTTCCATTTCACAACCCACTGCGCTTTCGGCTGTTCCATCACAAACAAATGTAACATGTAATGGAGGAAATACCGGAAGCGCTTCAGTAAACATGAGCGGAGGAACTCCTGCTTATACTTATGCATGGAATCCAAGCGGAGGAAATTCTTCTTCAGCCACCGGATTATCAGCCGGAAATTATTCGGTTACTGTTACCGATGCCAACGGATGTACTTCAGTTTCCGCATTTACAATCACTCAGCCGACAGCGGTAACAGCCGTTCCATCTTCAACAAATGTTTCCTGCAATGGTGGAAGCAATGGTTCTGCTTCTGTAACTGCAGGTGGCGGAGCAGGAGGGTATTCTTATTTATGGAGTAACTCACAGACAACTTCTTCTGCAACAGGATTAATAGCCGGTAATTATTCGGTCACAGTTACCGATGCCAGCGGATGCACTTCTTCAGCCGCAGTTGTAATCTCTCAGCCAACTGCGATTACAGCAACCACAAGTTCAGTAAATGAAATTTGCAACCAACTGAACGGTTCCGCCACAGTTTCTCCTTCGGGAGGAACCGGAGCATTTACTTATTTATGGAGCAACGGACAAGCTACTTCTACTGCTACCGGATTGGCGGCAGCAACTTATTCCGTTACTGTTACCGATGCAAACGGATGCACATATTCAACAACCGTAACAGTCAATTCTACAGGCGGTCCTATAGCCAATGCAGGTCCGAATGCAAGCGTATGCTTTGGCGCTTCGACTACGCTCAGCGTGACTGGAGGAGGAACCTATGCATGGGTTCCTGCAGCCGGATTGAATTGTACAACTTGTTCCAATCCTGTTGCCACACCAAATGCAAGTACAACCTATACTGTAGTTGTTACAGATGTCAACGGATGTTTTGCCTCAGCTAATGTAACAGTAACCGTAAACGCACTTCCTGTTCCCAATGCGGGAGCGGATGTGAGTATTTGTTCCGGAACTTCTGCTCAATTAAATGCCAGCGGAGGCGGAACTTATTTATGGTCGCCAGCGAATGGATTAAGCAGCACCAATATTTCTAATCCTGTTGCGTCTCCCGCATCAACTACAACTTATTCGCTAACCGTGACCGATGCAAATGGCTGCAGCAATTCAGACGCTGTGATGGTTACAATAAATGCACTGCCGGTAGTTGCATTTGTTGCTCCTAACGAATGCTTTAATACACAAACTTCTTTCACCGATCAATCCACCGGAAGCACATCATGGCTTTGGAATTTCGGAGAACCGTCATCTGGGCCGAACGATACTTCTTCTATTCAAAATCCCAATCATACCTATTCCAATGCAGGAACTTTTACTGTCACGCTGGTTGCAACAAATCAATTCGGATGCGTGGACAGTTTGAAGAAGGTGGTAATTGTAAATCCTCTTCCGCAGGCAAGTTTCACGGCATCCACCGTTTGTATTGGCAATACCACCTTGTTTGCCGACCAGTCATCTGTTTCACCAGGCAGTTTAATAAACTGGAATTGGAATTTTGCCGACCCTAATTCCGGTGCTTCTAATATTTCCACTTTGCAGAATCCATCGCACACCTATACTGCTGCCGGAACATTTAACGTGGTGCTTACGGTAACTTCAGACAGCGGTTGCCAGAGTACAATTCAAATTCCTGTAAATGTTCTTGCATTGCCGATCGCAGCATTTTCGTTTCAGAATATTTGTGAAAATTATCCTGCGCAGTTTAATAACAATTCAACCGCTCCGCCCTTAACATGGACATGGACTTTTGGAGATGGAAACTCTTCCACTCAACAGAGTCCTTCGCATACCTATGTTGGCTTTGGAACATACACAGTAACCCTTATTGCAACCACTTCAGGCGGATGTGCCGATACCGTCAGCGACACTATTGTAATTTATCCTAACCCGGTTCCTGATTTTATTGCAGACAGCGTGTGCATAGGTTTCACAAATTCATTTAGTGATTTATCTATGATTCCGCAGGGAAGTATTACTAACTGGAACTGGGCTTTTGGCGATGGCAATACCGATACGGTTCAGAATCCTACCCATATTTATTCTTCTTCAGGAACTTACACAGCAACACTTTCACTTACATCAAACAATGGATGCACAACTGCCATTTCACACAGCGTGTTTGTGTATGCCCAGCCAACTGCCGATTTTTCTGTTTCTCCCAATTCAATTACCGAACTGGGCGAACTATTTGCGTTCTCTGATTTATCCTATACAGGTATTGTTCAATGGGCTTGGACTTTTGGAGACGGAGACAGTTCATCTGTGCAAAACCCGGGGCATAGTTATGCAGATACAGGAATGTATAATGTAACGCTGATTGTGATTTCACAATTCGGATGTATTGATACCGTGATGCATTTTGTTGAAGTCCGCGATTTTGCGTTTTATGTTCCCAATGCATTTACACCAAACGGAGATAATCATAATGATTTGTTCAGCGGAGTGGGAATCGGAATAAGAGAATACGAACTGCTCATTTTTGACAGGTGGGGCAACCTGATTTTTATTACGCACGATTATAATGAAAGATGGGACGGCACCATTAAGGGCGGAAGTGCAGTGGTGCAGGAAGATGTATATGTCTGGAAGATCCGTGTTCTCGATATTTTCAATAAAGAACATCGCTACATAGGGACTGTGACCAAGATGAAATAA
- a CDS encoding P63C domain-containing protein, giving the protein MSKHQSQDSKKENEIPSTDFVGKIKIKGLDIPCAVLYPDTNPTSVIVQREIVGLLTGNKKGGFERYLKPQNLQGYLPEQFKGKPLSESVITFNFNGRTAQGFKGSDLIDICKMYMQAKMDGNLLENQYKLAEESQIIVFAFAKTGVDAVIYEATGFELFKDRFTFNRLLEKYIDDEIKQWYKKFPDKFYQLIFKLNGWAWEEDSMKRKPSVIGRWTNEIVYSRFPKGILGKLQDKNPMTENGYRKYKHHQLLTDIGNDELKEYISNAIFLMESCANWSKFKRALARATGREYQGDMFEDLG; this is encoded by the coding sequence ATGAGTAAGCATCAGTCCCAAGATTCAAAAAAAGAAAATGAAATTCCCTCAACGGATTTTGTAGGGAAAATAAAAATAAAAGGGTTGGATATTCCTTGCGCTGTTTTATATCCTGATACTAATCCGACTTCTGTAATAGTTCAAAGGGAAATTGTCGGATTACTTACAGGAAATAAAAAAGGTGGTTTTGAAAGATATTTAAAACCACAAAACTTACAGGGTTATTTACCCGAACAATTTAAGGGGAAACCCTTATCAGAAAGCGTAATCACCTTCAACTTTAATGGAAGGACTGCACAAGGATTTAAGGGAAGCGATTTGATAGACATCTGTAAGATGTATATGCAAGCAAAGATGGATGGAAATCTTTTAGAGAATCAATATAAACTTGCGGAAGAATCACAAATAATAGTTTTTGCTTTTGCTAAAACTGGAGTGGATGCTGTTATTTATGAAGCAACAGGATTTGAATTATTCAAGGATAGATTTACTTTTAATCGGCTATTAGAAAAATATATTGATGATGAGATAAAGCAATGGTATAAAAAATTTCCTGATAAGTTTTATCAATTAATTTTTAAACTGAACGGATGGGCATGGGAAGAAGATAGCATGAAAAGAAAACCAAGTGTTATAGGCAGATGGACTAACGAAATAGTTTATTCTCGTTTTCCAAAGGGAATTTTAGGAAAACTACAAGACAAAAATCCTATGACTGAAAATGGTTATAGAAAATATAAACACCATCAACTACTAACAGACATAGGGAATGATGAATTGAAAGAATATATTTCAAATGCAATATTCTTAATGGAATCCTGCGCCAACTGGTCAAAATTTAAAAGAGCATTAGCAAGAGCAACAGGAAGAGAATATCAGGGTGATATGTTCGAAGATTTAGGATAA
- a CDS encoding transposase — protein MMYFYITFVIDKGKMTLKDIYKRFPRERDCISFFEHIIWNDKPVCPYCKHHSYSAMKKEDRYHCNNCDTSYSVTVGTIFKKTKIDLRKWLFAIYELNANPDTSARELAKKIGVTKDSAWLMTKKITRGHLESKDLLQRIIDNL, from the coding sequence ATGATGTATTTTTACATTACATTTGTCATTGATAAAGGTAAGATGACACTAAAAGACATATATAAACGATTCCCAAGAGAGAGAGATTGTATTTCCTTTTTTGAGCATATTATCTGGAACGACAAACCAGTATGTCCTTATTGTAAGCATCACTCTTATTCGGCAATGAAAAAAGAAGATAGATACCATTGTAATAATTGCGATACTTCTTATAGCGTAACAGTAGGAACAATATTTAAAAAAACCAAAATTGATTTACGCAAATGGCTGTTTGCGATTTATGAGTTAAATGCTAATCCAGATACAAGCGCAAGGGAACTCGCAAAAAAAATCGGAGTAACAAAAGATTCTGCATGGCTAATGACAAAAAAGATAACAAGAGGGCATTTAGAATCAAAAGATTTGCTACAACGAATCATAGACAATCTTTAA
- a CDS encoding IS1595 family transposase has product MKNFKNISDLLTTFSSEEVCRKHLEELRWNGVPVCPFCKSKKHYKFKDGKTYKCANKTCRKKYNATVGTIYENTKIPLQKWFIAMYLLSSHKKGISSLQLSRDLGITQKSAWFVLHRIRTMLKEKNPQAFQGTVEADETFVGGKIHNKHAWQRHEYRLKEAAGEPDNKTMVFGIVERNRGLVYLKTVNSRGHEDLIPIIRRRVEGNSVMVTDSLYAYKILQEHYKHFVVNHAQGEYVRGDAYTNTIEGFFSILKRGIIGIYHYASKKHLQKYCDEFSFRYNTRSLTEEDRFNFAMSKSNGRRLKYAELIAKK; this is encoded by the coding sequence ATGAAAAACTTTAAAAACATTTCCGACCTTCTGACAACTTTTTCAAGCGAAGAAGTATGTAGGAAACACTTAGAAGAATTAAGATGGAACGGTGTTCCAGTTTGTCCGTTCTGCAAAAGCAAGAAACATTATAAATTCAAAGACGGAAAAACTTACAAGTGCGCAAATAAAACTTGCAGAAAAAAATATAACGCAACTGTGGGAACTATCTATGAGAATACAAAAATCCCTCTTCAAAAATGGTTTATCGCTATGTATTTACTTTCCTCTCACAAGAAAGGAATTTCTTCTTTACAACTTAGCAGGGACTTAGGCATCACTCAAAAGAGCGCGTGGTTTGTATTGCATCGCATCCGTACTATGCTCAAAGAAAAAAATCCACAAGCGTTTCAGGGAACAGTTGAAGCAGATGAAACTTTTGTTGGTGGAAAGATTCATAACAAACACGCTTGGCAAAGACATGAATACAGATTAAAAGAAGCGGCAGGAGAACCCGACAATAAAACTATGGTCTTTGGCATTGTAGAGCGTAACAGGGGACTTGTATATCTAAAAACAGTTAATAGCAGAGGACATGAAGATTTAATACCGATTATCAGACGCAGAGTTGAGGGCAATTCTGTTATGGTAACTGATTCTCTTTACGCATATAAAATATTACAAGAACATTATAAGCATTTTGTTGTCAATCATGCGCAGGGAGAATATGTAAGAGGAGATGCTTACACTAATACTATTGAGGGATTTTTCTCAATCCTGAAAAGAGGAATTATAGGTATTTATCACTATGCAAGTAAAAAGCACCTGCAAAAATATTGTGATGAATTTTCTTTCCGTTACAATACAAGAAGCTTAACGGAGGAGGACAGATTTAATTTTGCAATGTCAAAAAGCAATGGCAGAAGATTGAAGTATGCGGAATTGATTGCGAAAAAGTAA
- a CDS encoding gliding motility-associated C-terminal domain-containing protein, with protein MRILVQLFSLLLLTDTEFIFAQANKEIPSSVSKLFFDENKNQWPAQVKFHAEIPGGNLFLENNTLTYLLSENVDFHGFGKTKMEPITVHYHAWKVKFENSNPAVQIKGDNQYSFVNNYYHGNDSSRWAENVKMFEKVKYENIYDNIDVNFYASDMHLKYDFIVNPGGDYNNIQMSYDGADSLYLSYGHFYIKTSLGMVIEQKPYAYQKINGEKKEIPCNYVLNLNDNQLGFSVGNYDKSLPLIIDPTLIAATYSGSPADHWGFTATYDAAGNIYSAGVACSAGYPTTVGASQATFGGGGAGGSGYPFDIAIIKYNPTGTTRLFATYYGGADNEQPHSMFVNANNELYVVGRTWSANFPTTAGAYDQSLNGGGDIIVGKFNTLGGLLASTFIGGSGDDGVNYNAGFYTFGMTKFSYADDGRSEIILDNASNVYIAASTQSSNFPTTAGAYDATLGGPQDGCVFKMNSNLSALSFSTYLGGSNYDGAYGLKLDAAGNVYVTGGTTSNNFPTTAGVIHTTFQGGTTDGFISELNSTGTSLLASTFLGTASDDQSYFLEKDASNNVYVFGLTRGAYQTTAGVYKNANSAQFIHKLNSSLTTTVFSTVVGTGSLNPNISPTAFLVDSCESIYIAGWGRCSQFQNPNPNTVTGMPITANAQQPTTDGCDFYFMVLTPDAKSLWYATFYGENGGFEPDHVDGGTSRFDRRAFIYQSVCGSCGGTSGFPTTPGAWSSTNNSSNCNNAVVKMDVSIHPIAVAILNGPNAGCAPFTASFTNTGSAASSFIWNFGDGSPIDTITSPSHTYTAVGTFTVTLYAIDSLGVCAYIDSAKLVISVGQPPALQMSQTSLLCFGTSNGTATVTTTGGLNPLTYLWSPGGQTTSAATGLSGATYSVTVTDNLGCSATNTITVNEPPPVTGSIINSINVSCFGGNDGSATASGSGGTGAITYSWTTIPTQTSLVASNLIAGNYSVTMTDANGCAITDNIIITQPPGMNLTSISTDAGCGVSNGTATISSSGGTLPYTYLWLTSPVQTTTTATGLSVGTYTVIVTDGKGCNQPLSVSVGGVLAPAADFYFNPDIVSYLNPLVAFTDASVGNPFVWFWNFGDVISGANNSSTLENPMHIFSDTGTYCITLIIHDSTHVCRDTIVKCLKVEADFTFYIPNCFTPNNDGINEMFFGYGTYIKEFHIMIFDRWGNLIFESHDINKGWDGKVQGGNSHQLVQEDVYVWKVNLVDVHNQPHQYIGHVSKVR; from the coding sequence AAAGGAGACAATCAATATTCTTTTGTAAATAATTATTATCATGGCAATGACTCTTCACGATGGGCTGAGAATGTAAAAATGTTTGAGAAAGTGAAATATGAAAACATTTATGATAACATTGATGTAAACTTTTATGCATCCGATATGCATCTGAAATATGATTTCATTGTTAATCCAGGCGGGGATTATAATAATATCCAAATGTCTTATGACGGAGCTGACTCATTGTATCTTTCATACGGGCATTTCTACATCAAAACAAGTTTAGGAATGGTGATCGAGCAAAAGCCCTATGCGTATCAGAAAATAAATGGAGAGAAAAAAGAAATCCCCTGCAACTATGTTCTGAACCTGAATGACAACCAGCTTGGCTTTTCTGTTGGCAATTATGACAAATCACTTCCATTGATAATTGACCCCACACTTATTGCCGCTACTTATTCAGGTTCACCAGCTGATCACTGGGGTTTCACCGCAACTTACGATGCAGCCGGAAATATTTATTCGGCAGGAGTAGCTTGTTCTGCCGGTTATCCGACAACAGTGGGAGCATCGCAAGCAACATTTGGTGGAGGAGGAGCTGGAGGTTCAGGTTATCCATTTGACATTGCAATCATAAAATATAATCCAACCGGAACTACCCGCCTTTTTGCAACTTATTACGGAGGTGCTGATAACGAACAGCCGCACAGCATGTTTGTCAATGCCAACAATGAATTGTATGTTGTAGGCAGAACATGGTCGGCAAATTTCCCGACTACCGCAGGCGCTTATGATCAGTCACTGAACGGAGGAGGGGATATAATCGTTGGCAAGTTTAATACACTTGGTGGATTGCTTGCATCCACGTTTATTGGTGGTTCAGGTGATGATGGAGTAAATTATAATGCTGGGTTTTATACATTCGGGATGACAAAATTCAGTTATGCGGATGATGGCAGAAGTGAAATTATTTTAGATAACGCAAGCAATGTATACATAGCCGCATCCACACAATCTTCAAACTTTCCTACAACTGCAGGCGCATACGATGCAACGTTGGGTGGACCTCAGGATGGATGCGTTTTCAAAATGAACAGTAATCTTTCTGCTCTTTCTTTCAGCACTTATTTGGGCGGAAGCAATTATGACGGAGCATACGGATTGAAACTCGATGCTGCGGGCAATGTATATGTAACAGGAGGAACCACCAGCAATAATTTTCCCACTACGGCCGGTGTAATTCATACAACTTTTCAGGGAGGTACTACAGATGGTTTTATCTCGGAACTGAACAGCACAGGAACTTCTCTGCTCGCTTCCACATTTTTAGGGACAGCTTCTGATGATCAATCTTACTTTTTGGAAAAAGACGCAAGTAATAATGTGTATGTATTTGGATTAACACGCGGTGCATACCAGACAACAGCGGGAGTTTATAAAAATGCAAATAGCGCGCAATTCATTCATAAACTCAATAGCTCATTGACAACAACTGTTTTTTCTACTGTTGTCGGAACAGGTTCTCTGAATCCGAATATTTCTCCCACAGCATTTTTGGTTGACAGCTGTGAAAGCATTTACATTGCAGGATGGGGAAGATGTTCACAGTTTCAAAACCCAAATCCTAATACTGTAACCGGAATGCCCATTACCGCCAACGCGCAGCAACCAACTACAGATGGCTGCGATTTTTATTTCATGGTTCTTACTCCTGACGCAAAGTCGCTCTGGTATGCAACTTTTTATGGCGAGAACGGTGGCTTTGAACCCGACCATGTGGATGGAGGAACAAGCCGTTTCGACAGAAGAGCTTTCATCTATCAATCCGTTTGCGGAAGTTGCGGAGGCACGAGCGGTTTTCCTACTACTCCAGGCGCATGGTCAAGCACAAATAACAGCAGCAACTGCAACAATGCTGTAGTGAAAATGGATGTGAGCATTCATCCTATTGCTGTTGCTATTCTGAATGGTCCCAATGCCGGTTGCGCGCCTTTTACAGCATCATTCACAAATACCGGCAGCGCTGCTTCCAGCTTCATCTGGAATTTTGGTGATGGAAGTCCGATAGATACGATTACTTCTCCTTCGCATACGTACACAGCGGTAGGAACATTTACGGTTACATTGTATGCAATAGATTCGCTCGGAGTTTGCGCGTATATTGATTCTGCCAAGCTGGTAATTTCAGTTGGTCAGCCGCCTGCACTTCAAATGTCTCAAACAAGTCTTTTATGTTTTGGAACAAGTAATGGAACTGCAACAGTCACTACAACAGGAGGATTGAATCCGCTAACCTATCTCTGGTCGCCTGGCGGTCAAACAACTTCAGCCGCTACGGGACTTTCAGGAGCAACTTACTCAGTAACAGTAACCGATAATCTTGGCTGCAGCGCCACAAATACGATTACAGTTAATGAACCTCCTCCAGTCACAGGAAGTATTATCAATTCTATAAATGTAAGCTGTTTCGGAGGGAATGACGGTTCTGCAACCGCAAGCGGAAGCGGAGGCACAGGCGCAATTACGTATTCATGGACTACAATTCCTACGCAAACAAGCCTTGTTGCAAGTAATCTGATAGCAGGAAATTATTCTGTAACAATGACCGATGCGAATGGGTGTGCAATAACTGATAATATAATAATCACCCAACCTCCCGGAATGAATCTCACAAGTATTTCAACGGATGCCGGCTGTGGGGTAAGTAATGGAACTGCAACTATCAGTTCATCGGGAGGCACATTGCCTTACACCTATCTCTGGCTAACATCGCCCGTTCAAACAACCACTACTGCAACAGGTCTATCGGTTGGAACTTATACGGTGATTGTTACAGATGGTAAAGGTTGCAATCAACCACTATCTGTTTCTGTCGGAGGAGTTTTAGCTCCTGCAGCAGATTTTTATTTTAATCCCGACATTGTTTCGTACCTGAATCCGCTGGTTGCGTTTACCGATGCTTCTGTTGGAAATCCATTTGTGTGGTTCTGGAATTTTGGAGATGTAATTTCCGGTGCAAATAATTCTTCTACTCTTGAGAATCCAATGCATATATTTTCAGATACCGGAACCTACTGCATCACACTTATTATTCACGATTCAACCCACGTGTGCAGAGACACCATTGTTAAATGCCTGAAAGTGGAAGCCGACTTTACTTTTTATATTCCAAATTGCTTCACCCCGAATAATGACGGCATTAACGAAATGTTTTTTGGATACGGAACATACATTAAGGAATTTCACATTATGATTTTTGACCGCTGGGGTAATTTGATTTTTGAATCGCATGACATCAACAAAGGATGGGATGGAAAAGTTCAGGGTGGAAACAGTCATCAGCTTGTTCAGGAAGATGTATATGTCTGGAAAGTGAATCTGGTTGATGTGCATAATCAACCTCACCAATACATCGGGCATGTCAGTAAGGTGCGATAA